A window of Amycolatopsis australiensis contains these coding sequences:
- the sigK gene encoding ECF RNA polymerase sigma factor SigK, whose amino-acid sequence MDEQARRRHVAPVPPDVAAPTAEELMVRVAKGDERAFELLYDQLAGPIFGLVRRIVRDTAQSEEVAQEVLVELWRTATRYAPEKGSALNWAMTLAHRRAVDRVRSARAGTERELKATFEAARGRPFDEVAESVTARLERSQVRRCLSFLTDLQRESVLLAYYQGYTYREVAEVLSTPQGTIKTRLRDGLIRLRDCLGVTA is encoded by the coding sequence ATGGATGAGCAGGCTCGCCGCCGGCACGTGGCGCCGGTGCCGCCGGACGTCGCGGCGCCCACCGCCGAGGAGCTGATGGTGCGCGTCGCCAAGGGGGACGAACGCGCCTTCGAGCTGCTCTACGACCAGCTCGCCGGGCCGATCTTCGGGCTCGTCCGGCGGATCGTGCGGGACACCGCCCAGTCCGAAGAGGTCGCCCAGGAGGTGCTCGTCGAGCTGTGGCGCACCGCGACCCGGTACGCGCCGGAAAAGGGGTCCGCGCTCAACTGGGCGATGACCCTGGCGCACCGCCGCGCCGTCGACCGCGTCCGCTCGGCGCGGGCCGGCACCGAGCGGGAGCTGAAGGCGACCTTCGAAGCCGCCCGCGGCCGCCCGTTCGACGAGGTCGCCGAGTCCGTGACCGCGCGGCTCGAACGCTCCCAGGTGCGCCGGTGCCTGTCCTTCCTGACCGACCTGCAGCGCGAGTCCGTGCTGCTCGCCTACTACCAGGGCTATACCTATCGCGAGGTGGCCGAAGTGCTGTCGACGCCGCAAGGAACCATCAAGACGCGGCTGCGGGACGGGCTCATCCGCCTGCGGGACTGCCTGGGGGTGACCGCGTGA
- the pgeF gene encoding peptidoglycan editing factor PgeF, whose translation MRVRRVVTTRAGGASRPPYDTFNLADHVGDDDGNVYANRKRLAAELGLAEDKLAWMEQVHGRTATIVDGSETRAAEATDALVTATPGVALVVLVADCVPILLADAEAGVVSAVHAGRVGARVGVVPAAVAAMREAGAEAGRIEALLGPAICGDCYEVPAGMAADVEKHLPGSACKTRQGTPGLDLRAGLWRQLADLGVGKIGVDPRCTNEDKTLFSYRRDGTTGRIAGITWIEA comes from the coding sequence GTGCGGGTTCGGCGAGTGGTCACGACCAGGGCGGGCGGCGCGTCACGGCCGCCGTACGACACCTTCAACCTGGCGGACCACGTCGGCGACGACGACGGGAACGTCTACGCCAACCGCAAGCGCCTGGCCGCCGAGCTGGGCCTGGCCGAGGACAAGCTGGCCTGGATGGAGCAGGTCCACGGCCGCACGGCGACCATCGTCGACGGTTCCGAGACCCGCGCGGCCGAGGCGACCGACGCGCTCGTGACGGCGACCCCGGGCGTCGCGCTCGTGGTGCTGGTCGCCGACTGCGTCCCGATCCTGCTGGCCGACGCCGAGGCCGGGGTGGTCTCGGCGGTGCACGCGGGCCGGGTGGGCGCGCGGGTCGGCGTGGTCCCGGCGGCGGTGGCGGCCATGCGCGAGGCGGGCGCGGAGGCCGGCCGGATCGAAGCCCTGCTCGGCCCGGCCATCTGCGGCGACTGCTACGAGGTCCCGGCCGGCATGGCCGCCGACGTCGAAAAGCACCTCCCCGGCAGTGCCTGCAAGACCCGCCAGGGCACGCCGGGCCTCGACCTGCGGGCCGGCCTCTGGCGGCAGCTCGCCGACCTGGGCGTCGGCAAGATCGGCGTGGACCCGCGGTGCACGAACGAGGACAAGACGCTCTTCAGCTACCGCCGCGACGGGACCACCGGGCGGATCGCCGGCATCACCTGGATCGAAGCATGA
- a CDS encoding cell division protein SepF: MSALQKLKAYFGMVPADDDGYEAEDDYRRGYDDEYDSYEEPAPRSSRSRYRDVDDTYDEPVGRSRSRSVAEPAVHGALAVDRQPEPVARLRPVTEPVVRQPVRDPLSRITTLHPTSYAEARAIGEHYREGIPVIMNLTEMENADAKRLVDFAAGLAFALRGSMDKVTNKVFLLSPPDVDVTAEDRRRIAEGGLFLRG, encoded by the coding sequence ATGAGCGCGCTGCAGAAGCTGAAGGCCTACTTCGGGATGGTGCCCGCGGACGACGACGGCTACGAAGCCGAGGATGACTACCGGCGTGGCTACGACGACGAGTACGACTCCTACGAGGAGCCGGCTCCGCGGTCGTCGCGTTCACGGTACCGCGACGTCGACGACACGTACGACGAGCCCGTCGGCCGCAGCCGCTCACGCTCCGTGGCCGAGCCCGCCGTCCACGGCGCGCTCGCCGTCGACCGGCAGCCGGAGCCCGTGGCGCGCCTGCGCCCGGTCACCGAGCCGGTGGTGCGCCAGCCGGTGCGCGACCCGCTGAGCCGGATCACCACGCTGCACCCCACGAGCTACGCCGAGGCGCGGGCGATCGGGGAGCACTACCGCGAAGGCATCCCGGTGATCATGAACCTCACCGAGATGGAGAACGCGGACGCGAAGCGGCTCGTCGACTTCGCCGCCGGGCTGGCGTTCGCGCTGCGCGGGTCGATGGACAAGGTCACCAACAAGGTGTTCCTTCTCTCACCGCCCGATGTGGACGTGACCGCCGAGGACCGCCGGCGGATCGCCGAGGGCGGATTGTTCCTGCGCGGCTGA
- a CDS encoding MFS transporter codes for MTETEQQAPPRWLVLLLAVSCGLTVANLYYAQPLLAELRHTFGVGEAAAGGVVTATQIGYAAGMLLLVPLGDRLENRSLVATLLALACAGLVVTGAAPAFAVLLIASLIVGATSVVVQILIPFAADISPDAIRGRIVGRVVSGLLFGILLSRVVASLLAEVTSWRVVFLISAAAMAALAVVLRFILPRRAPTTDVHYGQLLRSTLAMARKHPALRHRALYQSAMFGAFSAFWTTIAFVLTAPPFGYSQLGVGLFALAGAAGALVAPLAGRWSDHGHGRRLTAGAFVLCAAAFALAGLGAHNVILLAIAAIAVDMAVQTTLVVGQHTIYQLDPSARARINSVYLGTFFIGGAIGSQAGSIAYHLGGWTAVVVFAGVLPLLGLAGMTRTRV; via the coding sequence ATGACCGAGACCGAACAGCAGGCACCGCCCCGGTGGCTCGTGCTGCTCCTGGCGGTCTCCTGTGGACTGACCGTGGCCAACCTCTACTACGCTCAGCCGCTGCTGGCCGAGCTGCGGCACACGTTCGGCGTCGGCGAGGCGGCCGCCGGCGGGGTCGTCACCGCCACCCAGATCGGCTACGCCGCCGGGATGCTGCTGCTCGTCCCGCTCGGCGACCGCCTCGAGAACCGGAGCCTGGTCGCGACGCTGCTCGCGCTCGCGTGCGCCGGGCTGGTCGTCACCGGGGCCGCGCCCGCGTTCGCCGTGCTGCTGATCGCCTCGCTGATCGTCGGCGCGACGTCGGTCGTCGTGCAGATCCTCATCCCGTTCGCCGCCGACATCTCGCCCGACGCGATCCGCGGCCGGATCGTCGGGCGCGTCGTGAGCGGGCTGCTCTTCGGCATCCTGCTCTCGCGGGTGGTCGCGAGCCTGCTGGCCGAGGTGACGAGCTGGCGCGTCGTGTTCCTGATCTCGGCCGCCGCGATGGCCGCGCTCGCCGTGGTGCTGCGTTTCATCCTGCCGCGCCGGGCACCCACAACGGACGTCCATTATGGACAGTTGCTGCGGTCGACGCTCGCCATGGCGCGCAAGCACCCGGCATTGCGCCACCGCGCGCTGTACCAGTCGGCGATGTTCGGCGCGTTCAGCGCGTTCTGGACGACGATCGCCTTCGTGCTGACGGCTCCGCCGTTCGGCTACAGCCAGCTCGGCGTCGGCCTGTTCGCGCTGGCCGGGGCGGCCGGGGCGCTGGTGGCACCGCTGGCCGGGCGGTGGTCGGACCACGGACACGGCCGCCGGCTCACCGCGGGCGCGTTCGTGCTGTGCGCGGCGGCGTTCGCGCTGGCCGGGCTCGGCGCGCACAACGTGATCCTGCTGGCGATCGCGGCAATCGCGGTCGACATGGCGGTCCAGACGACGCTGGTGGTCGGCCAGCACACGATCTACCAGCTGGACCCGTCGGCCCGCGCCCGGATCAACAGCGTCTACCTGGGCACATTCTTCATCGGCGGCGCGATCGGCTCCCAGGCGGGCTCGATCGCCTACCACCTGGGCGGCTGGACCGCGGTGGTCGTGTTCGCCGGCGTCCTCCCGCTGCTCGGCCTGGCCGGGATGACCCGCACCCGCGTCTAG
- a CDS encoding DivIVA domain-containing protein translates to MSLTPADVHNVAFSKPPIGKRGYNEDEVDAFLDLVETELARLIEDNNELRQQMEQLDAELESTRSELENAKANVGAPPMREEPSRRLAPVPPPQSAMEQTQAHSMVGDSTEPNVQAAKVLGLAQEMADRLTAEAKTESDGMLAEARTKSEQLLSDARAKSDAMVNEARTRVDTMLNDARTRAETLERQARDKATTLERESQRKYTETMNSLNAEKSGLGKKIEELRTIEREYRTRLRGFLESQLRELDDRGSAAPASASSGSGSSSGSSSGGQGYSFGPRAEAG, encoded by the coding sequence ATGTCGTTGACCCCCGCTGACGTGCATAACGTCGCGTTCAGCAAGCCGCCCATCGGCAAGAGGGGCTACAACGAGGACGAGGTGGACGCGTTCCTCGACCTGGTGGAAACCGAGCTGGCTCGCTTGATCGAGGACAACAACGAGCTGCGCCAGCAGATGGAGCAGCTCGACGCCGAGCTCGAGTCGACCCGTAGCGAGCTCGAGAACGCCAAGGCGAACGTCGGCGCGCCCCCGATGCGGGAAGAGCCGTCGCGGCGCCTCGCGCCGGTGCCGCCGCCGCAGTCCGCCATGGAGCAGACCCAGGCGCACTCGATGGTCGGCGACAGCACGGAGCCGAACGTGCAGGCCGCCAAGGTCCTCGGCCTGGCCCAGGAGATGGCCGACCGGCTGACCGCCGAGGCGAAGACCGAGTCCGACGGGATGCTGGCCGAGGCCCGCACCAAGTCCGAGCAGCTGCTTTCGGACGCCAGGGCGAAGTCCGACGCGATGGTCAACGAGGCCCGCACCCGGGTCGACACGATGCTGAACGACGCGCGGACCCGGGCCGAGACGCTGGAGCGCCAGGCGCGCGACAAGGCGACCACGCTCGAGCGCGAGTCGCAGCGGAAGTACACCGAGACGATGAACAGCCTCAACGCCGAGAAGAGCGGGCTGGGCAAGAAGATCGAGGAGCTGCGCACGATCGAGCGGGAGTACCGCACGCGGCTGCGCGGATTCCTCGAGTCCCAGCTCCGCGAGCTCGACGACCGCGGCTCGGCCGCGCCGGCGTCGGCGTCGTCCGGCTCGGGTTCGTCCTCCGGCTCGTCCAGCGGCGGCCAGGGCTACTCGTTCGGCCCGCGGGCCGAAGCCGGCTGA
- a CDS encoding YggT family protein, with translation MWLVVWYVLFAFWLLLTARIVIELVRTFAREWHPAGGVAVTLETIYTVTDPPVRLFRRIIPMVRIGGVGLDLSIMVLLLVVFFAMQLATPS, from the coding sequence GTGTGGCTGGTCGTCTGGTACGTGCTGTTCGCCTTCTGGTTGCTGCTGACGGCGCGGATCGTGATCGAACTCGTCCGGACGTTCGCCCGTGAGTGGCATCCGGCCGGAGGGGTTGCGGTGACGCTCGAGACCATCTACACAGTGACGGACCCGCCGGTTCGGCTGTTCAGGCGAATCATTCCGATGGTTCGAATCGGCGGCGTCGGACTGGACTTGTCGATTATGGTGCTGCTGTTGGTTGTGTTCTTCGCGATGCAACTGGCGACTCCAAGTTGA
- a CDS encoding OsmC family peroxiredoxin, whose product MPSRDATTHWVGGLQNGKGEVTLDSSNAGTFSVSFPTRAGNPDGQTSPEELIAAAHSSCLAMNLSGVLEAQKITADSIDVSAEVTLGPASGGGFEISGIAITLRASVPGVTAEQFAAYAETAEKTCPVSKALAGTTITLDAALA is encoded by the coding sequence ATGCCCAGCCGTGACGCCACCACCCACTGGGTCGGCGGACTGCAGAACGGGAAGGGCGAGGTCACGCTGGACTCGTCCAACGCGGGCACGTTCAGCGTGTCGTTCCCGACCCGCGCGGGCAACCCGGACGGCCAGACGAGCCCGGAGGAGCTCATCGCGGCGGCGCACTCGTCCTGCCTGGCGATGAACCTGTCGGGCGTGCTGGAAGCCCAGAAGATCACCGCGGACTCGATCGACGTGAGCGCGGAGGTGACCCTCGGCCCGGCGTCCGGCGGCGGCTTCGAGATCAGCGGCATCGCGATCACGCTGCGGGCCTCGGTCCCGGGCGTGACGGCGGAGCAGTTCGCGGCGTACGCGGAGACGGCGGAGAAGACGTGCCCGGTGTCGAAGGCCCTGGCCGGCACGACCATCACCCTCGACGCGGCCCTCGCCTGA
- a CDS encoding MarR family winged helix-turn-helix transcriptional regulator, translated as MPDEFLLEKQACFALYAASRAVTDTYRPLLGELGLTYPQYLVLLVLWESDDRPVKEIGEALHLDYGTLSPLLKRLEANGLVTRARLPADERTVVVSLTEQGRAVRTRAAGVPSAIGCALGLDDTERRQLIATLRRLTASAAAYASDHRGGSYAQP; from the coding sequence GTGCCGGACGAGTTCCTCTTGGAAAAGCAAGCCTGCTTCGCGCTCTACGCGGCGTCGCGCGCGGTGACGGACACCTACCGCCCCCTGCTGGGCGAGCTGGGTCTCACCTACCCGCAGTACCTGGTGCTGCTGGTGCTGTGGGAGTCCGACGACCGGCCGGTCAAGGAGATCGGCGAGGCGCTGCACCTGGACTACGGCACGCTTTCCCCGCTGCTCAAGCGCCTCGAGGCCAACGGGCTGGTGACGCGGGCCCGGCTGCCCGCGGACGAACGCACCGTGGTGGTCAGCCTGACCGAGCAGGGCCGGGCGGTGCGCACGCGCGCCGCGGGCGTCCCGTCGGCGATCGGCTGCGCACTGGGTCTCGACGACACCGAGCGGCGGCAGCTCATCGCCACCCTGCGGCGGCTGACGGCGTCGGCCGCCGCGTACGCATCCGATCATCGAGGAGGCTCTTATGCCCAGCCGTGA
- a CDS encoding YggS family pyridoxal phosphate-dependent enzyme, whose protein sequence is MSTDRKAELAENLAAVEERIAAACRTAGRAREEVKLIAVTKTFPASDVALLADLGITDVGENRDQEAGPKAAEVAGLRPGADLRWHMVGRLQRNKARSVAGWAHQVQSLDSARLADALAKAVRAARDAQIRDEPLDVLIQASLDDDPERGGCPLDQLGALADHVTHTGELRLRGLMAVAPLGADPAAAFERLARAGERLREDHSNAAAVSAGMSHDLEQAIAHGSTCVRVGTALLGGRGLASP, encoded by the coding sequence ATGAGCACCGACCGCAAGGCCGAGCTGGCCGAGAACCTGGCGGCGGTCGAGGAGCGGATCGCCGCCGCCTGCCGGACCGCCGGGCGCGCTCGCGAAGAGGTCAAGCTGATCGCGGTCACCAAGACGTTCCCCGCCTCGGACGTGGCGCTGCTCGCCGACCTCGGCATCACCGACGTGGGGGAGAACCGCGACCAGGAGGCCGGGCCGAAGGCGGCGGAGGTCGCCGGGCTGCGGCCCGGCGCGGACCTGCGCTGGCACATGGTCGGCCGGCTGCAGCGGAACAAGGCACGTTCCGTCGCCGGCTGGGCACACCAGGTGCAGTCGCTCGACTCGGCCCGGCTCGCCGACGCGCTCGCGAAGGCCGTGCGTGCGGCGAGGGACGCCCAGATACGTGACGAACCCCTCGACGTGCTGATCCAGGCCAGCCTCGACGACGACCCCGAACGCGGCGGCTGCCCCCTCGACCAGCTCGGCGCGCTCGCCGATCACGTCACTCACACGGGTGAGCTGCGGCTTCGTGGGCTGATGGCCGTCGCGCCCCTCGGCGCCGACCCCGCGGCCGCGTTCGAAAGGCTCGCCCGCGCGGGGGAGAGACTGCGCGAAGATCACTCGAATGCCGCAGCCGTCTCCGCCGGGATGAGCCATGATCTCGAGCAGGCGATCGCGCACGGCTCGACCTGTGTGCGTGTCGGAACCGCGTTGCTCGGCGGGCGCGGTTTAGCCTCGCCGTAG
- a CDS encoding CGNR zinc finger domain-containing protein, producing MTDRFRSGAGRLCLDFIRTLRHRGTPGEQEELPDAVAWGAWIDQLGPFAVPVRPAEVRDAWVVREAIHELLTGEVRNATRQRLNRVAALPVPAPSLTALGELRWQAEDPAEAMLALLARDALELVTSPEFARVRRCAGPRCGALFLDTSRPGTRRWCSMETCGNQAKKSAYRAKEATRG from the coding sequence ATGACGGACCGATTCCGCTCGGGCGCGGGCAGGCTCTGCCTGGACTTCATCCGGACGCTGCGCCACCGCGGCACGCCCGGGGAGCAGGAGGAGCTGCCGGACGCCGTGGCGTGGGGCGCGTGGATCGATCAGCTGGGGCCGTTCGCGGTCCCGGTCCGTCCCGCGGAGGTGCGCGACGCTTGGGTCGTCCGTGAGGCGATCCACGAACTGCTCACGGGCGAGGTGCGCAATGCGACACGGCAGCGGCTGAACCGCGTGGCGGCGTTGCCGGTGCCCGCGCCTTCGCTCACTGCTTTGGGTGAACTTCGCTGGCAGGCGGAGGATCCCGCGGAAGCGATGCTGGCACTGCTGGCCCGGGACGCGCTGGAGCTGGTGACGTCCCCGGAGTTCGCCCGGGTCCGCCGGTGCGCGGGCCCGAGGTGCGGGGCGCTGTTCCTGGACACGTCGAGGCCGGGGACGCGCCGGTGGTGTTCGATGGAGACCTGCGGCAACCAGGCGAAGAAGTCGGCCTACCGGGCGAAGGAAGCGACCCGCGGCTGA
- the ftsZ gene encoding cell division protein FtsZ, whose protein sequence is MTPPHNYLAVIKVVGIGGGGVNAVNRMIEVGLKGVEFIAVNTDAQALLMSDADVKLDIGRELTRGLGAGAAPEVGQKAAEDHREEIEEVIKGADMVFVTAGEGGGTGTGGAPVVAQIARKLGALTIGVVTRPFTFEGKRRGKQAEEGIQALRNECDTLIVIPNDRLLQLGDIGVSLMDAFRSADEVLLSGVQGITDLITTPGLINLDFADVKSVMSGAGSALMGIGSARGEGRAIQAAEKAINSPLLEASMDGAHGALLSIAGGSDLGLFEINEAASLVQESAHPDANIIFGTIIDDSLGDEVRVTVIAAGFDAGAPTHKKLDPPAFGSRSSSGTTASASAGQVSNPPTPPSGATPVPSSGSSGYPVAPPRSHSPLPSATSTPPSGGLPQPGGGSRGYSPIGSNATQGSLPGRPMPVHDDPSDDEVDVPPFMRR, encoded by the coding sequence ATGACGCCCCCGCACAACTACCTTGCGGTGATCAAGGTGGTCGGCATCGGCGGTGGCGGCGTGAACGCCGTGAACCGCATGATCGAGGTCGGCCTCAAGGGTGTCGAGTTCATCGCGGTGAACACCGACGCGCAAGCACTGCTCATGTCCGACGCCGACGTCAAGCTGGACATCGGCCGCGAGCTGACCCGCGGCCTCGGCGCGGGCGCCGCCCCCGAGGTCGGCCAGAAGGCCGCCGAAGACCACCGCGAAGAGATCGAAGAGGTCATCAAGGGCGCCGACATGGTGTTCGTGACCGCCGGCGAAGGCGGCGGCACCGGCACCGGCGGCGCGCCGGTCGTGGCGCAGATCGCCCGCAAGCTGGGCGCGCTCACCATCGGCGTGGTCACGCGGCCGTTCACCTTCGAGGGCAAGCGCCGCGGCAAGCAGGCCGAAGAGGGCATCCAAGCGCTGCGCAACGAGTGCGACACGCTCATCGTGATCCCGAACGACCGGCTGCTGCAGCTCGGTGACATCGGCGTGTCGCTGATGGACGCGTTCCGCTCGGCGGACGAGGTGCTGCTCTCCGGTGTCCAGGGCATCACCGACCTGATCACCACCCCGGGCCTGATCAACCTCGACTTCGCCGACGTCAAGAGCGTCATGTCCGGCGCGGGCTCCGCGCTGATGGGCATCGGCTCGGCCCGCGGCGAGGGCCGGGCGATCCAGGCGGCGGAGAAGGCGATCAACTCGCCGCTGCTGGAAGCGTCGATGGACGGCGCCCACGGCGCGCTGCTGTCCATCGCGGGCGGCTCCGACCTGGGCCTGTTCGAGATCAACGAGGCGGCGTCGCTGGTGCAGGAGTCCGCGCACCCGGACGCGAACATCATCTTCGGCACGATCATCGACGATTCCCTCGGCGACGAGGTCCGCGTCACGGTGATCGCGGCCGGGTTCGACGCGGGCGCGCCGACGCACAAGAAGCTCGACCCGCCGGCGTTCGGGTCCCGCTCGTCGTCGGGGACCACCGCGTCCGCGTCGGCGGGCCAGGTCTCGAACCCGCCGACACCGCCGTCGGGCGCCACGCCGGTGCCCTCCTCCGGCAGCTCCGGCTACCCGGTGGCGCCGCCGCGGTCGCACTCGCCGCTGCCGTCGGCCACGAGCACCCCGCCGTCGGGCGGGCTCCCGCAGCCGGGCGGCGGGTCGCGCGGCTACTCGCCGATCGGCTCCAACGCGACCCAGGGCAGCCTGCCGGGCCGCCCGATGCCGGTCCACGACGACCCGTCCGACGACGAGGTCGACGTCCCGCCGTTCATGCGGCGCTAG
- a CDS encoding DinB family protein: protein MTERPERPTAPLTGGEREILAGLLDHHRATVAWKCGGLTDEQARRVHVPSELTTIAGLLSHLTLNEWFWFAVVVDGEEDTWEERLKEDPDAEFRTDAPMSRLLADYAKQCERSREIVAEHGLDDEVTHNGETFNVRWVVTHMIEETARHVGHLDLLRELTDGLTGE from the coding sequence ATGACCGAACGACCCGAGCGCCCCACGGCACCGCTCACCGGCGGCGAGCGCGAAATCCTCGCCGGCCTGCTCGACCACCACCGCGCCACCGTCGCGTGGAAGTGCGGCGGCCTCACCGACGAGCAGGCGCGGCGCGTCCACGTGCCGAGCGAGCTGACCACGATCGCGGGGCTGCTCAGCCACCTCACGCTCAACGAATGGTTCTGGTTCGCCGTCGTCGTCGACGGCGAGGAGGACACCTGGGAGGAACGCCTCAAGGAGGATCCGGACGCGGAGTTCCGCACGGACGCGCCGATGTCCCGGCTGCTGGCCGACTACGCGAAGCAGTGCGAGCGCAGCCGGGAGATCGTCGCGGAACACGGACTCGACGACGAAGTCACGCACAACGGCGAGACGTTCAACGTCCGCTGGGTCGTCACGCACATGATCGAGGAGACCGCCCGGCACGTCGGCCACCTCGACCTGCTGCGGGAGCTGACCGACGGCCTCACGGGGGAGTGA
- a CDS encoding NAD(P)-binding protein: protein METTGERIGVIGSGVAGLTAADLLHRKYEVLLFETDARPGGHAHMPSAHGGTAGVDAQRGNLVRGRYLRMLAEVKRFHRQAKRLPAAKDTGDVTLGAFLAIGGYSRWFVDRAGGGEIRDDAGTPHHVVVATHADQALALPADPTRAEREVLGAFRYSAGEARLYTDTSVLPPPAGARAGWNYRAPVCGAAVRTPESVAAHRTLPEPNDGVLACAGACRGRGFHEDGCSSGARAAESLGVTW from the coding sequence GTGGAGACCACGGGAGAACGCATCGGCGTCATCGGCAGCGGGGTGGCCGGGCTGACCGCCGCCGACCTGCTGCACCGCAAGTACGAGGTGCTGCTGTTCGAGACCGACGCCCGCCCGGGCGGGCACGCGCACATGCCGAGCGCGCACGGCGGGACGGCCGGGGTCGACGCCCAGCGCGGCAACCTGGTCCGCGGCCGCTACCTGCGCATGCTCGCCGAGGTGAAACGCTTCCACCGGCAGGCGAAGCGGCTGCCGGCGGCGAAGGACACCGGCGACGTCACGCTCGGCGCGTTCCTCGCCATCGGCGGCTACTCGCGCTGGTTCGTCGACCGCGCCGGCGGCGGCGAAATCCGCGACGACGCCGGCACGCCGCACCACGTCGTCGTCGCCACGCACGCCGACCAGGCGCTCGCGCTGCCGGCCGACCCGACCCGCGCCGAACGCGAGGTGCTCGGCGCGTTCCGCTACTCGGCCGGCGAAGCCCGGCTGTACACCGACACCAGCGTGCTGCCTCCACCGGCCGGCGCCCGGGCGGGGTGGAACTACCGCGCCCCGGTGTGCGGCGCGGCGGTCCGCACACCGGAATCCGTTGCCGCGCACCGAACACTGCCCGAGCCGAACGACGGCGTGCTCGCCTGCGCGGGTGCCTGCCGCGGCCGGGGTTTCCACGAAGACGGGTGCTCCTCCGGCGCTCGCGCCGCCGAGAGCCTGGGAGTGACCTGGTGA
- a CDS encoding DUF1365 family protein, with amino-acid sequence MVTNALYDATVAHVRWIDPPHAFAHRVYLWLVDLDAPPRPPSWLRPFGSRDHFAAGDPRGIREQLDGWLAERGVDLRGGRVVMLAEMHNTYRGRHAYLLRTGEDGPARAAKGFAVSPLQRMDGEYRMHLPRPEALLALTVALHRGTAAPLAATLRGVRRPVNPRWPARPVPAWPLFPQRVSALIRRHGVALWLRKAAVAPRTPQNAGGQPHG; translated from the coding sequence CTGGTGACGAACGCGCTGTACGACGCGACCGTCGCGCACGTGCGGTGGATCGACCCGCCCCACGCCTTCGCGCACCGCGTCTACCTGTGGCTGGTCGACCTCGACGCGCCACCGCGGCCGCCGTCGTGGCTACGGCCCTTCGGCAGTCGGGACCACTTCGCGGCCGGCGACCCGCGCGGCATCCGGGAGCAGCTGGACGGGTGGCTCGCCGAGCGCGGTGTCGACCTGCGCGGCGGCCGGGTCGTCATGCTCGCCGAAATGCACAACACCTACCGCGGGCGGCACGCTTACCTGCTGCGGACCGGCGAAGACGGCCCGGCCCGCGCGGCCAAGGGGTTCGCCGTCTCGCCGCTCCAGCGGATGGACGGCGAGTACCGGATGCACCTGCCGCGCCCGGAGGCGCTGCTCGCGCTCACCGTGGCGCTGCACCGCGGGACGGCCGCGCCGCTGGCCGCTACGCTGCGAGGAGTTCGCCGCCCGGTGAACCCGCGGTGGCCGGCCCGGCCCGTGCCGGCCTGGCCGCTGTTCCCGCAGCGGGTGTCCGCGCTGATCCGCCGCCACGGCGTCGCGTTGTGGCTGCGGAAGGCCGCGGTCGCCCCGCGCACCCCGCAGAACGCCGGAGGGCAGCCGCATGGATGA
- a CDS encoding anti-sigma factor, whose amino-acid sequence MSTPEMHTLAGAYALDAVTDVERAEFTRHLEQCESCAQEVAELRATAARLGAAMAEEPPPELKDRVMAATHATRQLPPRTRPGSPDRHRRAARAPRWAVLVSAAAAVAGLAAGGVFGGIALTQQHELQAAQSRLDQVKQRYEPVAALLAAPDAKAAHATSPIGGGVTVVSSRTLGRVMVLDAGLPAQPGGKVYEAWLITGSAAPRPAGVIAGTVAGALVVADGAGDADHVALSVEQAGGSPTGRPSGVLMSMPVPA is encoded by the coding sequence GTGAGCACGCCGGAGATGCACACCCTGGCCGGCGCGTACGCCCTCGACGCCGTCACCGACGTCGAGCGCGCGGAGTTCACCCGGCACCTCGAGCAGTGCGAGTCCTGCGCGCAGGAGGTCGCCGAGCTGCGCGCGACCGCGGCGCGGCTGGGCGCGGCGATGGCCGAAGAGCCGCCGCCGGAGCTCAAGGACCGCGTCATGGCCGCCACGCACGCCACCCGCCAGCTGCCGCCGCGGACCCGCCCGGGCTCGCCGGACCGGCACCGCCGCGCGGCCAGGGCACCGCGGTGGGCGGTCCTCGTCTCGGCCGCGGCCGCCGTCGCCGGGCTCGCCGCCGGCGGTGTGTTCGGCGGCATCGCGCTCACCCAGCAGCATGAGCTGCAGGCCGCGCAGAGCCGGCTCGACCAGGTGAAACAGCGCTACGAGCCGGTGGCGGCGCTGCTGGCGGCCCCGGACGCGAAGGCCGCGCACGCGACGTCGCCCATCGGCGGCGGCGTCACGGTCGTCTCCTCGCGGACACTCGGCCGGGTGATGGTGCTGGACGCCGGCCTGCCCGCGCAGCCGGGCGGGAAGGTGTACGAGGCCTGGCTGATCACCGGATCGGCCGCCCCGCGCCCGGCCGGGGTGATCGCCGGCACGGTGGCCGGGGCCCTGGTCGTGGCGGACGGCGCGGGGGACGCCGACCACGTCGCGCTGAGCGTCGAGCAGGCGGGCGGCTCGCCCACCGGGAGGCCGTCGGGCGTCCTGATGAGCATGCCGGTCCCGGCCTGA